CTCGACCGCAGACGCGATGGTGAAATTGTTCCAGCAACATGGGATCGCTATCCGTGGCCACAATATTATATGGGACAACCCAATTTATCAACCTAGTTGGGTGAAGGCTTTGAGCGTATCCGATCTCTACAACGCCGTGAAGAGAAGGGTTTTCTCGGTGGTCACAAGGTACAAAGGCCAGCTTGCGGGTTGGGACGTTGTGAATGAGAATCTTCATTTCTCATTCCTTGAGAGCAAGTTTGGTCCCAAAGCCTCTTACAACGTCTTTGCGCAGGCGCATGCCCTTGATCCAACGACTACAGTGTTTATGAATGAATACAATACGTTAGAGCAACCGGGGGACCCAGTTGCTACTCCAGCAAGGTATTTGCAGAAGCTTAGAGAGCTTCAATCTATTCATGTGGCCGGAAACATTCCTTTAGGGATCGGTCTTCAGTCTCATTTCAGTACTCCTAACATTCCGTATATGAGATCAGCTCTTGACACTCTTGCTGCCACTGGTTTGCCTATTTGGCTCACTGAGGTCGACGTCGCAGCTCCTCCAAATGTTCAGGTAACTCATATATAATATTCGTTTATAAGCCCAACGAAAAATTACGTCCCATTCAGTATAGCATGGCCAGATCTGAAATGTGGGGACATTTTAaggttaattttaataaaataaagtttttgataATTTGGGGCATTTGATTTATGCATAcgaactttttaaaatttaaaagctaaTGCAAATGTTTCATCCGGTTGTGTCCAGAACCAACACTGCCATTTTGCTCATATTTGTCTGATGTTCGTGTTTCTTGCAGGCCAATTATTTCGAGCAAATCTTAAGGGAAGGTCACGCACATCCGCAAGTGAAAGGAATGGTGACATGGGCAGGTTATAATCCAAAAGGTTGCTATCGAATGTGCCTCACTGATGGCAACTTCAGGAACCTACCCACCGGAGACGTTGTGGACAAACTTCTGCGAGAGTGGGGAGGGCTTAGTGGGCAAACAACAGGTTTAACTGATGCTGATGGATTCTTTGAAGCTTCACTCTTCCATGGTGACTACAATCTCGATATTTCTCACCCTCTCACCAATTCCACAGCTTCTCACAGCTTTAAGTTGACTTCTGAGGATTCCAATCCATCTCCTTCAGTCTTTCGTGTTTGAGACGCTAAGTTTACAACTACTTTGTAATGGAATAGTgtgctttttaatttttgtcttgTGTGAGGAAACTCAGAGGGTTATTATTATACATAAACACCAATAGGTTGGTTTACTAAAGTTTAAGCCCTTGATAACATCTATCAatcaataatatatacttataagCAATTccaatatttaatttaagttttttttttgtcatcaacttatacagattcatactaactctaatccaatatcaatactattaaaatagaagtaactttatctatttaaaaatattctaggTGTAACCATTACATTTAATTAGCTTTCATATTATTTCTATCTATATctaacttaattattattaaatatatatcatatcctAAAATTAATGAcctaaataactaatatattgttttttaataatgaatTCAATTTATATTAACTCTATAActaatcaatattttttattaatatataaaattatatatacatattaattcatatatatatataactatattttaatcCAAATGCAAGAAACAAATTCACAAACCCTCagaaaatacataattattaaaattagatatatatatatatatatatatatatttgataaaataaatattaagagtTAGTTAATATTAATACTTAATGATATGATGAAACATGTTactattgatatttttatgaatataattttacaagTTATTCCAACaaacatgtaaaatatttatcaaatgtGAAAgtaattaaacaaaacataaaacacattTTAAGTTTGGCTTGGGCGTTCATATACCCGTTGGGATACGGGTTGGGTATTTTgaatttggttttatttatatcaCATCATAGGTTTCATTCTCGTAGATTTGTTAGTAGAGATCAAAATCAAATATAACACATCGGTTTTGATTCTAATTTGtattcatattaaaatacataaaataaccaTACATTGTTTGCATTCTTTTTATATTGGTTCGATTCAGATATATCCGAAGTtaaatccattttttttaaacataagaagtaaatatttatttttataaaagacttattgaaaagttaaatatttatttttaattataatttcaaaataaatatataattgaatatttgaaagaaatatttat
The sequence above is drawn from the Brassica napus cultivar Da-Ae chromosome A8, Da-Ae, whole genome shotgun sequence genome and encodes:
- the LOC106432981 gene encoding endo-1,4-beta-xylanase 5-like; amino-acid sequence: MKLLLLLLLAFFCLSLSRCEEKYVPYDYSATIECLGNPNKPQYNGGIIVNPDLQNGSQGWSQLGNAKVDFTEFGGNKFVIARGRNRSYDSVSQKVYLEKGLLYTFSAWLQVSQGNAPVRAVFKKNGEYKLAGSVIAESKCWSMLKGGLTVDESGPADLLFESEDTSAEIWVDSVSLQPFTQEEWNSHHEQSINMKRKGAVKIRAVNSAGEPVPNATISILQNKLGFPFGCAVESNILGNQAYQDWFTKRFTVTTFGNEMKWYSTEVVRGKEDYSTADAMVKLFQQHGIAIRGHNIIWDNPIYQPSWVKALSVSDLYNAVKRRVFSVVTRYKGQLAGWDVVNENLHFSFLESKFGPKASYNVFAQAHALDPTTTVFMNEYNTLEQPGDPVATPARYLQKLRELQSIHVAGNIPLGIGLQSHFSTPNIPYMRSALDTLAATGLPIWLTEVDVAAPPNVQANYFEQILREGHAHPQVKGMVTWAGYNPKGCYRMCLTDGNFRNLPTGDVVDKLLREWGGLSGQTTGLTDADGFFEASLFHGDYNLDISHPLTNSTASHSFKLTSEDSNPSPSVFRV